One window of the Populus trichocarpa isolate Nisqually-1 chromosome 9, P.trichocarpa_v4.1, whole genome shotgun sequence genome contains the following:
- the LOC7469672 gene encoding transcription factor bHLH18 isoform X1 — METSSITALYELGMEDPGFTNQWYMNSLDDISLLPLAAAAFGENVHHPFSNQNFNLKTSMDSTPTSINVRPTKQMKTFHLSDPQSAFSPNFLSFVNPNHANQMGLVKPKEEAVCSKSINNFPSDMVVSQDIFGSQNYVIKGCQGPERISTNTPRLSQSQDHIIAERKRREKLSQRFIALSAVVPGLKKMDKASVLGDAIKYLKQLQEKVKTLEEQTKRKTMESVVIVKKSHIYVDEGDVNASSDESKGPIHETLPEIEARFCDKHVLIRIHCEKRKGVLEKTVAEIEKLHLSVINSSVLAFGTSALHVTFIAQMDIDFNMSLKDLVKTLRSAFEFFM; from the exons ATGGAGACTTCATCAATTACAGCTTTATATGAACTA GGAATGGAGGATCCAGGCTTCACCAACCAGTGGTACATGAACTCCCTTGATGATATCAGCTTACTACCATTAGCTGCTGCTGCATTTGGAGAGAACGTACACCATCCTTTCTCTAACCAGAATTTCAACCTCAAAACCTCCATGGATAGTACTCCTACAAGCATTAATGTCAGAccaacaaaacaaatgaaaacttTTCATTTGTCAGACCCCCAATCTGCCTTTTCTCCTAACTTTCTTTCATTTGTCAATCCCAACCACGCAAATCAAATGGGATTGGTGAAGCCTAAAGAGGAGGCAGTATGTTCCAAAAGCATCAATAACTTCCCTTCTGACATGGTAGTTTCCCAAGATATCTTTGGGAGCCAAAACTATGTAATCAAGGGTTGCCAAGGACCTGAGAGGATTAGCACAAACACTCCTAGACTTTCTCAAAGTCAAGATCACATTATTGCAGAAAGGAAGCGGCGAGAGAAGCTTAGTCAACGATTCATAGCTCTATCTGCTGTAGTTCCTGGCCTGAAGAAG ATGGACAAAGCTTCTGTTTTAGGAGATGCTATCAAGTACTTGAAACAACTGCAAGAGAAAGTTAAGACACTTGAGgaacaaacaaaaaggaaaaccaTGGAATCAGTGGTCATTGTGAAGAAATCTCATATCTATGTCGATGAGGGTGATGTCAACGCTTCCTCAGACGAGTCCAAAGGCCCTATTCATGAAACTTTGCCAGAAATTGAAGCAAGATTCTGTGACAAACATGTCCTCATAAGAATCCATTGtgagaaaaggaaaggagttttggagaaaacagtggCTGAAATTGAGAAACTCCACCTATCAGTAATCAATAGCAGTGTTCTCGCATTTGGGACATCTGCTCTTCATGTTACTTTTATTGCACAG ATGGATATCGACTTCAACATGTCATTGAAGGATCTAGTGAAGACTTTACGCTCAGCTTTCGAGTTCTTCATGTGA
- the LOC7469672 gene encoding transcription factor bHLH18 isoform X2 — MEDPGFTNQWYMNSLDDISLLPLAAAAFGENVHHPFSNQNFNLKTSMDSTPTSINVRPTKQMKTFHLSDPQSAFSPNFLSFVNPNHANQMGLVKPKEEAVCSKSINNFPSDMVVSQDIFGSQNYVIKGCQGPERISTNTPRLSQSQDHIIAERKRREKLSQRFIALSAVVPGLKKMDKASVLGDAIKYLKQLQEKVKTLEEQTKRKTMESVVIVKKSHIYVDEGDVNASSDESKGPIHETLPEIEARFCDKHVLIRIHCEKRKGVLEKTVAEIEKLHLSVINSSVLAFGTSALHVTFIAQMDIDFNMSLKDLVKTLRSAFEFFM, encoded by the exons ATGGAGGATCCAGGCTTCACCAACCAGTGGTACATGAACTCCCTTGATGATATCAGCTTACTACCATTAGCTGCTGCTGCATTTGGAGAGAACGTACACCATCCTTTCTCTAACCAGAATTTCAACCTCAAAACCTCCATGGATAGTACTCCTACAAGCATTAATGTCAGAccaacaaaacaaatgaaaacttTTCATTTGTCAGACCCCCAATCTGCCTTTTCTCCTAACTTTCTTTCATTTGTCAATCCCAACCACGCAAATCAAATGGGATTGGTGAAGCCTAAAGAGGAGGCAGTATGTTCCAAAAGCATCAATAACTTCCCTTCTGACATGGTAGTTTCCCAAGATATCTTTGGGAGCCAAAACTATGTAATCAAGGGTTGCCAAGGACCTGAGAGGATTAGCACAAACACTCCTAGACTTTCTCAAAGTCAAGATCACATTATTGCAGAAAGGAAGCGGCGAGAGAAGCTTAGTCAACGATTCATAGCTCTATCTGCTGTAGTTCCTGGCCTGAAGAAG ATGGACAAAGCTTCTGTTTTAGGAGATGCTATCAAGTACTTGAAACAACTGCAAGAGAAAGTTAAGACACTTGAGgaacaaacaaaaaggaaaaccaTGGAATCAGTGGTCATTGTGAAGAAATCTCATATCTATGTCGATGAGGGTGATGTCAACGCTTCCTCAGACGAGTCCAAAGGCCCTATTCATGAAACTTTGCCAGAAATTGAAGCAAGATTCTGTGACAAACATGTCCTCATAAGAATCCATTGtgagaaaaggaaaggagttttggagaaaacagtggCTGAAATTGAGAAACTCCACCTATCAGTAATCAATAGCAGTGTTCTCGCATTTGGGACATCTGCTCTTCATGTTACTTTTATTGCACAG ATGGATATCGACTTCAACATGTCATTGAAGGATCTAGTGAAGACTTTACGCTCAGCTTTCGAGTTCTTCATGTGA